The genome window AGGTAGGTGTACGAGAACGTGCGCCTGGATCACCTCCTTTCTAGGGAGCCATTTCTTTGGGTATAAGCAAGTACTGCTTAGTTTTGAGGGTATTAACCCTCTTTTTATTCTGTACCTTGAAAATTAGTGATTTGATTCTGATCTCTCAACTTACCTAAGTCAAGGAAGTAAGGGCGTACGGTGGATGCCTTGGCACAGGAGGCCGATGAAGGGCGCAGCAAGCCTGCGATAGGCTCCGGGGAGCTGCAAGCAAGCGTTGATCCGGAGATTCCCGAATGGGGTAACCCGATATTCCTGATAAGGGAATATCATCTCTACCTGAATTCATATGGTAGAGAGGGCAAGCAGGGGAAGTGAAACATCTCAGTACCCTGAGGAAAAGAAAGAAAACTCGATTCCCTGAGTAGCGGCGAGCGAAAAGGGAAGAGCCCAAACCAATCAGGTGTTAAAGCCTTGGGGCGTTGCCTGATTGGGGTTGTAGGAGTGGCTTTTTAGAGAGCCCAAGCTCTCTAAGGAAGTTACAAAAGAATTGCTTAGCTGAATAACTTGGGAAAGTTAGCCATAGAGGGTGAAAGCCCCGTAGGCAAAAAGCAATTCTCTTCCTAAGCCACATCCTGAGTACCACGGGACCCGTGAAATCCTGTGGGAAGCAGGGAGGACCACCTCCCAAGGCTAAATACCTCCGTGACCGATAGTGAACATAGTACCGTGAGGGAAAGGTGAAAAGAACCCCGGAAGGGGAGTGAAATAGAACCTGAAACCGTATGCCTACAAACCGTGGGAGGACTATGTCAAGATTATCTTGACAGTCTGACCACGTGCCTATTGAAGAATGAGCCAGCGAGTTACTGACTACGGCGAGGTTAAGGACGATAGTCCGAAGCCGAAGCGAAAGCGAGTCTGAATAGGGCGCTTAGTCGTAGTCAGTAGACCCGAAGCCGGGTGACCTACCCATGGCCAGGTTGAAGTGGGATTAAACTCCCATGGAGGACCGAACCAGTCAGGGGTGAAATCCTGTTGGATGAGCTGTGGGTAGAGGAGAAATTCCAACCGAACCCGGGGATAGCTGGTTCTCCCCGAAATGCATTTAGGTGCAGCCCCAGGTTAAATGAAGAGTGGGGGTAGAGCACTGGATGGGCTAGGGGCCCTTTGGGCTACCGAACCCAACCAAACTCCGAATACCACTCTTTCTTATCCTGGGAGTGAGAAAGCGGGGGAAAAGCTCCGTTTTCGAGAGGGTAACAGCCCAGATCACCCGCTAAGGTCCCTAATGGAAGCTAAGTGTTTTTGATAAGGAAGTGGGGCTACTTAGACAGCTAGGAGGTTGGCTTAGAAGCAGCCATCCTTTAAAGAGTGCGTAACAGCTCACTAGTCGAGTGGCCCTGCGCCGAAAATGTACGGGACTAAGCTTCCAACCGAAGCGGTGGATCAGGATAAAAATCTTTAAAGATTTTTATCCTGATGGTAGGGGAGCGTTCCTACTGCGGTGAAGGTACACCGTAAGGAGTACTGGAGCGGTAGGAAGTGAGAATGCTGGCTTGAGTAACGAAAAGAAGGATGAGAATTCCTTCCGCCGTAAGTCTAAGGTTTCCTGGGGAAGGTTCGTCCACCCAGGGTTAGTCGGTCCTAAGTTGAGGCCGAAAGGCGTAGACGATGGGCAGCCGGTTAATATTCCGGCACCACCTAATCTTCGTAAAAAGCGAAGGGGTAGTCGAGAAGGATAGGTCTGCAGGGTGATGGAATACCCTGTCCAAACCCGTAGGTGGCATCTCTAGGCAAATCCGGAGATGCGTTAACACCGAGAGGTGATGGGGAGTCACTGGGTAACCAGTGATGAAGTGACTGATTCCATGCTCGCTAGAAAAACCTCGTAGCATTGAAGATTAGGTGACCGTACCGCAAACCAACACAGGTAGACTGGGATAAATGTCCCAAGGCGCGCGGAAGAACTCTCGTCAAGGAACTCGGCAATCTAACCCCGTACCTACGGAAGAAGGGGTGCTCTCCTTGGTGTAAGTAATTACTACTGAAGCTAAGGAGAGTCGCAGGTAATCGGCTCGGGCGACTGTTTAACAAAAACACAGGTCTCTGCCAAGCCGTAAGGCTAGGTATAGGGGCTGTGGCCTGCCCAGTGCCGGAAGGTTATGGGGAGGGGTTAGCCTACCTTGTGTAGGCGAAGCTCCGAACTTAAGCCCCGGTGAACGGCGGCCGTAACTATAACGGTCCTATGGTAGCGAAATACCTTGTCGGGTAAGTTCCGACGCGCATGAAAGGTGTAACGACCTGAGCGCTGTCTCGACGAGAGATCCGGTGAAATAGCAATGCCCGTGCAGATGCGGGCTACCTGCAGCAGGACGGAAAGACCCCGTGGAGCTTTACTACAACTTGGCATTGGATTCTGGCACATTATGTATAGGATAGGTGGGAGGCTGTGAAGCAAGGGCGCCAGCTCTTGTGGAGCCAACCTTGGAATACCACCCTTAATGTGTTAGAATTCTAACTCTCAACCCTGACCGGGTGAGAGGACAGTGTCAGGCGGGTAGTTTGACTGGGGCGGTCGCCTCCTAAAAAGTAACGGAGGCGCCCAAAGGTACCCTCAACGCGGTTGGAAATCGCGTGTAGAGTGCAAAGGCATAAGGGTGCCTTACTGCATAGACCGACAGGTCGAACAGTCACGAAAGTGGGGCTTAGTGATCCGGTGGTTGCGCGTGGAAGCGCCATCGCTCAACGGATAAAAGTTACCCCGGGGATAACAGGCTGATCTCTCCCGAGAGTCCACATCGACGGGGAGGATTGGCACCTCGATGTCGGCTCATCGCATCCTGGGGCTGGAGAAGGTCCCAAGGGTTGGGCTGTTCGCCCATTAAAGCGGTACGCGAGCTGGGTTCAGAACGTCGTGAGACAGTTCGGACCTAATCCGCTGCAGGCGTTGGAGATTTGAGGGGGTACACCCTTAGTACGAGAGGACCAGGGTGTGGGAACCTCTGGTTTACCGGCTGTCCCGCCAGGGGCAGGCGCCGGGTAGCTATGTTCCTACGGGATAAGCGCTGAAAGCATCTAAGCGCGAAGCCCACCCCAAGATAACACCTCCCATCCTCTGCAAAGAGGAGTAAGGTCCCTGGAAGACTACCAGGTTGATAGGCCCGAGGTGTAAGTGTGGTAACACACTTAGCTGACGGGTACTAATAGACCGAGGACTTGACTTAGGCTAAGTTGAGAGATCAGTATCAAATTACTAATTTTCGTTATTATTCATGGGCTCTGGTGATTAAAGCGAAGGGGAAACACCCGGCTCCATTCCGAACCCGGAAGTTAAGCCCTTCAGCGCCGATGGTACTGAGGAGGGAAACCCCTCGGGAGAGTAGGTCATCGCCAGGGCCCTTTTTATTTTTATGCTAATATAAATATGTATGAATAAAGATTATATAATAAAAAACATTGAAAAAATTTTTAATGAAATTCCAAATTATGTTAATGTCGTTGCAGTTATAAAAAATAGAAATATAGAAGAAATTGATTTAGCAATAAAAGGTGGTATTAAAATATTAGGAATAAATTATGTTAAAGATGGTTTAAATATTTATAATTTTTTTAAAAATAAAACAGAATTTCATCTTATAGGCCATCTTCAATCAAATAAAATATCTAAAGCTATAAAAATATTTGATAAAATTCAAACAATAGATTCTATAGAGCTATCTTATGAAATTAATGAAAAATTAAAAAAAGAAGATAAAATTTTACCTATTTTTATTGAGATTAACATTGCAAAAGAAAAGAGTAAGTTTGGTATAAATCCAGAATATATATATGAATTTTCAGAAAAGTTATCAAATTTTGATAACTTGGTTATAGAAGGTTTAATGACAATGGGTCCAAATGTACCTGATAAAGAGATTATTAGAAAATATTTTAAAGAAACAAGAATTATATTTGAAAATTTAAAAAAATTAAATTATAAAAATTTTAATTTAAAATATTTATCAATGGGGATGTCAGATTCTTATAGAATTGCAATTGAAGAAGGATCAAATATGATAAGAATTGGAAGAAAAATATTTGAAAAAAATGAATAAAATTATGTTAAACTTAAATGGAACAAAGATGATTAAATTTATTCTAAATAATTTAGGAGGAGTTAATGAAAAAAAGTTTGTTTTGTTTAGTGATAATAATTTTAATTTCACCTTTATTTATTGGTTTAAAATTCCAAAATCCTAAAATTTATATTGAACCACAAAATATGAGTGTTATCTCAGGAGGTTTTGGAAGTTTTGATATAAGAATTAGCAATATAACAGATCTTTATGGCGCATCTTTTGATATAAATATTCCACTTTCAAATTTAATTGTTGAAGATACATATATAAGTGATTCAAAAGATAATGAAACAAATATTTTAGTAAAAGATAAAAGAAATATAGT of Caldisericia bacterium contains these proteins:
- a CDS encoding YggS family pyridoxal phosphate-dependent enzyme, coding for MNKDYIIKNIEKIFNEIPNYVNVVAVIKNRNIEEIDLAIKGGIKILGINYVKDGLNIYNFFKNKTEFHLIGHLQSNKISKAIKIFDKIQTIDSIELSYEINEKLKKEDKILPIFIEINIAKEKSKFGINPEYIYEFSEKLSNFDNLVIEGLMTMGPNVPDKEIIRKYFKETRIIFENLKKLNYKNFNLKYLSMGMSDSYRIAIEEGSNMIRIGRKIFEKNE